A window of Sphingobium herbicidovorans contains these coding sequences:
- the murB gene encoding UDP-N-acetylmuramate dehydrogenase yields the protein MTTTVAPLPSVRGSLKADAPLAPLVWFKAGGVAQWLFEPKDVEDLCDFLARLDPKVPVMALGLGSNLIVRDGGVPGVVVRLGKPFAKVEQVDATTLRCGAGASGILVSSTARDAAIAGLEFLRSIPGTVGGFVRMNGGAYGRETCDILVECDVVLRSGKRVTLALDALAYTYRHSMLPEGAVVVSAVFRGIPGDPAAIQAEMDRIAAAREESQPLRSKTGGSTFKNPAGHKAWALVDEAGCRGLQLGGAQVSEKHTNFLLNMGDATSADIEALGEEVRRRVKEKSGIELEWEIQRVGLLADHAAQENRVGVKK from the coding sequence TTGACGACGACGGTCGCGCCCCTTCCTTCGGTTCGCGGGTCGCTCAAGGCTGATGCGCCGCTCGCGCCGCTCGTCTGGTTCAAGGCGGGCGGGGTGGCGCAATGGCTGTTTGAGCCAAAGGATGTCGAGGACCTGTGCGACTTCCTCGCGCGGCTTGATCCGAAGGTTCCGGTGATGGCGCTGGGCCTCGGGTCAAACCTGATCGTCCGCGATGGCGGCGTGCCCGGTGTCGTCGTGCGACTGGGCAAGCCGTTCGCCAAGGTTGAGCAGGTCGATGCTACGACGCTTCGCTGCGGGGCAGGGGCTTCTGGTATCCTCGTATCCTCGACGGCGCGCGATGCTGCTATTGCGGGCCTGGAGTTTCTCCGTTCCATTCCTGGCACCGTGGGCGGTTTCGTGCGCATGAATGGGGGCGCCTATGGTCGTGAGACCTGCGACATCCTCGTTGAGTGCGATGTGGTGCTCCGCTCGGGCAAGCGCGTGACGCTGGCGCTCGACGCGCTGGCTTACACCTATCGCCACAGCATGCTGCCCGAAGGAGCGGTGGTGGTGAGCGCCGTATTCCGCGGCATCCCCGGCGATCCCGCCGCCATCCAGGCGGAAATGGACCGCATCGCCGCCGCGCGCGAGGAAAGCCAGCCGCTCCGCAGCAAGACCGGCGGTTCCACATTCAAGAACCCCGCCGGTCACAAGGCGTGGGCGCTGGTGGACGAGGCCGGGTGCCGTGGCCTGCAACTGGGCGGTGCGCAGGTTTCAGAGAAACACACCAATTTCCTCCTCAACATGGGCGATGCCACCAGCGCCGACATCGAGGCGCTGGGCGAGGAAGTGCGCCGCCGCGTGAAGGAAAAGAGTGGCATCGAACTGGAATGGGAAATTCAGCGCGTGGGCCTGTTGGCAGATCACGCCGCTCAGGAAAATCGCGTGGGAGTGAAGAAGTGA